One region of Bacteroidota bacterium genomic DNA includes:
- a CDS encoding PorP/SprF family type IX secretion system membrane protein, producing MKFNKTLMIIILSIISVSSYSQDPLYTQFYFNAIYTNPSLAGSNHNGTRFIANQRNQWHKIPGMLSTSSISVDMNFIRESNIGLFFYEDYEGEQFLSQSGGYLNLSGFLNLSRTISFRYGTKIGFYQKKINWDKFVFYDQLDPFYGNIASSNIPVASSFSTEPIFDWTIGGAIFYAPKKGGKDGIHMIGAITEHVVTFKETFYDNEYKIPLIVSFHYNSLIPTKSNSDILYNPYFRWTFDIAKPTDIKPIESKNQFQNIDLGLNLFVGSLTFGMGGKFAFYERTSKNINHGVLLIGWTNYAKNFMVSYSHDFPISGVPTSTVTTSELNLILFINGNIFPRIGVFKKYGGSNKCEDFYRRGKTVVIW from the coding sequence ATGAAATTCAATAAGACATTAATGATTATTATTTTATCAATAATAAGTGTTTCTTCGTATTCACAAGACCCTCTTTACACTCAATTTTATTTTAACGCAATATATACTAACCCTTCACTTGCAGGAAGTAATCATAATGGCACAAGATTTATTGCTAATCAAAGAAATCAATGGCATAAAATACCTGGTATGCTTTCTACTTCCTCAATCAGTGTTGACATGAATTTCATCAGAGAATCAAATATTGGATTATTCTTTTATGAAGATTATGAAGGAGAACAGTTTTTAAGTCAAAGTGGTGGATATTTAAATCTTTCAGGATTTTTAAACTTAAGTAGAACTATTTCATTTAGGTATGGAACAAAAATCGGGTTCTATCAAAAAAAAATTAACTGGGACAAATTTGTGTTTTACGATCAGCTAGATCCTTTCTATGGAAATATAGCTTCATCGAACATTCCAGTTGCAAGTAGCTTTTCTACTGAACCAATATTTGATTGGACAATAGGTGGTGCAATATTTTATGCTCCTAAAAAGGGAGGAAAAGATGGCATTCACATGATAGGAGCAATTACTGAACATGTGGTAACATTTAAAGAAACATTTTATGATAACGAATACAAAATACCACTAATTGTTTCATTTCACTATAATAGTTTAATTCCAACTAAATCTAACAGTGACATTCTGTATAACCCATATTTTCGATGGACATTTGACATTGCCAAACCAACTGATATTAAGCCTATTGAATCAAAAAATCAATTCCAGAATATTGATTTAGGATTAAACCTATTTGTTGGCAGCTTAACTTTTGGTATGGGAGGAAAATTTGCTTTCTATGAACGCACTTCAAAAAACATCAATCATGGTGTGTTATTAATTGGTTGGACAAATTATGCTAAGAATTTTATGGTATCATATAGTCATGATTTCCCTATTTCTGGAGTTCCAACATCAACAGTTACAACAAGTGAACTAAATCTAATTCTCTTTATTAA